The DNA region CCCTAGTTTCATTAAATCTCGAGAAATAGCAATAATCTTCATCCCAGGCTTCAGGGTATCGCCCCAGGCAGCTACACTAGGCTCACCATCTGTTTGCCAATGAACGGAGTTGTATGCAGAAACGTTTACCTCCTTTGTTTTCCAGACGTAGTCGTTTTTTTTGGCACAGGCATTATAAAACAAAGCCAGCAACAAAAATGCGGTTATCTTATTGAACATAACTGAAGAGTTTCCCTTAAAGCTACATAATTTTAAGAAACTAGATATGGTAGGGGTTCTCCCCTATGCAGGGCAATGATATTTCTTGCCGCAAATACGGACATTTGATTCCGTGCCTCAATGGTAGCCGAGCCAATATGTGGCGTAACCGCTACTTGCTCCATAGCGAGTAAGGGATTGTCACTTTTCATAGGCTCTGGGTCGGTAACATCAAGACCTGCGCCCCATATTTCTTTATTTTGTAAAGCAGTAATCAAGTCCGCCTCCTTATGAACCTGACCGCGCGCTGTATTTACAAAGATGGAGGTCGGTTTCATTTTTTGAAATGCTTCGGCATCAAACGTATACTTTGTGTCTTCGGTAAGCGCACAATGAGCCGAAATTACATCGCTCTGCGCCAACAGCTCATCAAAGCTCACCTTTTTAGCCTGTAATTCCTCTTCTGCTTCTTGGTTGTTGGAGCGATTACAGTAGAGAACATTCATTCCGTAAGCCCCCTTACAACGACGGGCAAATTCAAACCCTATTCGCCCTAAACCAAAAATGCCGACGGTCTTATTCTTTAATTCCATACCCAAATGAGCTTGTGGCCGAAAATGTTTCCATTCGCCCTTGGCAATAGTTTTGTGCATGTATAACATTCTTCTTGATACTGCTAACATCAATATGAAAGCCATATCCGCCGTGGCATCCGTCATAGAATTGGGAGCGTTCGCAATAGGAATACCCAACTTTTTAGCTTCGGACAAATCTATATTATCGTAACCCGCTGCATATTGAGAAATAATCTTAAGATGCTTGTTCGCGTTTAAAAATTCAGCATCAAACTTATAATTACTTGTACTTAAAAGCGCATCGTGTTTAGCGGCTGCTTCATAAAGCTCTTCTTTGGTCATGGGTAGACCCTTGGTCCATTTGGTGACTTCAAGGCCCTCCTTTTTCAACATTTCTATTCCAATGTCCGGTATGTTTAGCGGTACGAGTACTTTCATAGCAAGCAATTTATAAAATCTTACTTACGGTTTTACAAATTGGTTTACTTTTACGCATCTTTTGGTGCATATTTCATTTTCAAACCCCACCATTTACATGAAAATCCTCAAACGCATACTTTTAATTTTATTCGTAATTCTCATCGTGGCCGTCTATTTTAATTTCCCCAAACTCAATTTCATTTCTGGTTACGCTTCCAAAAATATGGCCTCTACCGTTTTTATAACAGACCGTAGCGCTGAGTCCGTTAAATTAAATGATAACGATGTACCCCTTATTAATCTTGCCGATGTTGAGACCGACGGAAATAGTGCTTCCGCATCGGTATTCGGACTCATGGAGCGAAAAGCAATATGTCATGAGGGGCTGGGCTGCACATTGGTAAATAAGGATTATGACCCAAATGTTACTATACCCGTACCCCAGCGTGTTAAAAGTAACAATGATTTAGTTTTCCCTTACGGGGATAATGAAGCCAAAGACACTATTTTTAGCAATGTGGATTATGATATATTGAAAAAAGGAATCCATAGCGCTTTCACCAATAATGAAGTTCAAAAGACACGAACCGTTTTAGTTGCCCATAAAAACCATATTATTGGCGAAAAATATTTGGAAGGCTTTACTAAAGACACCCCTATTTTAGGATGGAGTATGACAAAAAGCGTACTGGCTACTTTGTATGGCATTCTAGAATACCAAGGAAAAATAGACCTTGATAAACCTGTACTTTTAAACGATTGGGATAAGGACGATCGCAAAAAAATTACTTTAAACCATCTGCTACGGATGCAAAGCGGACTTGCATGGGACGAAGATTACACCTCTATTTCAGATGTAACACGTATGCTCTTTATGGATGCCGATATGACCAAGTCGCAAGGTAAAAAAGAGGCCATTGCTGCGCCCACCGAAGTTTGGAACTACTCTTCGGGAACAACTAATTTATTATCTGGTGTTCTAAGGAAACAATTTGAAACTCACCAGGATTATATCAACTTTCCATATGAAGAACTGATCGATAAAATAGGAATGAACAGTATGCTCATTGAAACCGATATGAAAGGGAATTTTGTGGGTTCCTCTTATGCTTGGGCCACAACAAGGGATTGGGCTAAATTCGGCCTGTTATATCTTAACAAAGGAAATTGGAACGGAGAACAACTTTTTGACGAATCTTGGGTTGACTATGTTTCGGAACCAACTTTACATTCCGATGGCACTTATGGGGGTCATTTTTGGCTTAATGCCAACGGAAAATACCCAGATGTACCCAGAGACCTTTATTCTGCAAATGGTTACCAAGGGCAACGTGTTTTTATAATTCCCTCTAAAGATTTAGTGGTAGTACGGACCGGTCTTGCCGAAGCTCCTGATTTTGATATTAATGAATTCTTGAAAAATATACTTGCGGCAATCAAATAAGTATGCCGTTTTAAGGCTCGCGAAATACGTAAGAAAAAGCTTAAATATCTTTTTATTGTAGTTACACAACAATTCTGGCTTAGCTCGCAACAATAGTTATGCGGAAATGAAGCTTCAATGTAAGTTTACAGTGTAATAAAAAAACAAAAAGTAAATTTTTTCATTTTCATATAGTGTTCTCGATGAAAGAGCCTTTTCCGGACAGGGAAGGCTTTTTCTGGTTTTAAGAAGTAGCTAAACTTAAAACCATTTACGGTATCCACTTGTTCTTACCAAAATCGGGCTTCCTTTTTTCCAAAAATGCATTTCTACCCTCCTTGGCTTCTTCCGTACCGTATGCCAAACGTGTAGCTTCACCCGCAAACACCTGTTGACCTACCATTCCATCATCCGTAAGGTTCATTGCGAATTTTAGCATTTTTATAGAGGTTGGCGATTTTTCAAGAATCTCTTGCGCCCATTGGTAGGCTGTATCCTCCAATTCATCATGTGGAATTACGGCATTCACCATGCCCATTTCATAAGCCTCTTGTGCGGAATAGTTTCTTCCCAAGAAAAAGATTTCACGTGCCTTTTTCTGCCCTACCATTTTAGCAAGATAAGCAGAACCGTAACCGGCATCAAAACTCGTTACATCTGCATCGGTCTGTTTAAAAATAGCATGTTCTTTACTAGCTAGCGTCAAATCACAAACCACATGCAAACTATGACCGCCACCAACGGCCCAGCCAGGTACTACCGCAATAACCGCTTTTGGCATGAAACGGATCTGGCGTTGCACTTCAAGAATATTCAAACGGTGCATCCCATCTTCACCTACATAGCCCTGCTCTCCCCTAGCCTTCTGGTCTCCTCCGCTACAGAATGAATATATTCCGTCTTTCGTAGAAGGGCCTTCAGCAGAAAGTAATACTACACCAATGGAAGTGTCTTCTTGGGCATCATAAAAAGCTTGATACAATTCACTTGTAGTTTTAGGTCTAAACGCATTTCGTACGTTAGGACGGTTAAAAGCAATACGAGCTACCCCGTTACTTTTTTTATAGGTAATATCTTCAAATTCTTTGGCCGTTTTCCAATCTGGTTTCTGCATGAGGTAATTTTTAAACTTTTGCAAAGTAAAGCAATTTGAAAAAACAAATTATCATTGTAGGCTCTTCTAAATTACAAGGAGGATATTGTGCTGTAAAATACATTTTCAGCTTGTAGGATTAAGAAAGCGTATAAAAAGTAAGAAGAAGTGATAAAAAATTCATTAATTGTAGGAGAATAACTATAATAGTTTGCAATAAATTATTTCAAATTAACTTAATTTAGCTTTATGATACACTGTGATACTCCTAAACCAAGTATCTCAAAGTTAAGATTCCATCAAACAGACAACCTTTATTTCCTAGTTAAAATGCGGCAATAAGTTTAGCAAATGAACATTGAAAACTATCAAATTGAAGATTTAGATGAAGTTATAGCAGATTTAAATGCTATAGCCAGAATAGGTTATTGGATTTTCAATGTTCAAACAGGCGAATACAAGCTAGATCGGGTAAGCTATGAAATACTACAATTACCGGATGGAACCGATTTACATGACAAAAAGAGCACTGCCTATTGTAGAAATGAAACGAAGTGGACCTTTATTAAAAAGCTTATACACAATGCGGTTGAGCAGAACTCTTCATTTAACCATGAAGTTGAATTAGAGGTTCCAAGCGGAAATTCTATTTGGGTGTTGCTAATTGGCAAGTGTATTACATCCACAGAACAGCGAATAAAAGTGTCAGGGATGATACAGGACATTACCGCTCGAAAAGAATCGGAAAACGAACTAATCGAAAAGAACGAACTTTTAAATTTTACGGAGAACAAGGCTGCTTTAGGGCATTGGAAATGGGACATTAGCACTAATTTAGTTACCTGTTCCAAAAACATATCTCGCATCATTAAAGTACCCTATGGCAAACGCATATCGGTTCATAAGTTAACAGGTTCCGTACACCCAGAAGATATTGAAGACGTTAGATCGCATTTAAATAATGCGGTTAAAACTAAAACTTTTGAAACGCTTTTTCACAGATTCCGATTAGAAGACGGGTCCGAAAGGATAATTCAAGTTTTGGGAGAGCCCATCATAGACGAAGATTCTACTTTAAAAGGTTTTATATGCAGCTCTCAGGATATTACAAAAATAAAGCAATTTGAAGAGGAACTGTTGAAAAAAAACCAACTCTTTAAGGTTGCTCAGCAGAGAGCAAAATTTGGGTATTGGCAGTGGGAAGTTGACACGGATACAGTAATATGTTCCCAAAACATGGCCCAACTCCTTAAAGTGGAAGAAAACGTTGAATTTCCCCTAAACACATTAATAAAGGATGTACATCCAGAAGATGTAAGCCACGTGCGAGCAAGTTTGGAACAAATTATTAAGCAGAAGTATTTTAACAGTTTTTCGCATCGCGTTGTTATAGATAATCAACTTATATATGTTAAAGTACAAGGGAAGGTCATAACAGATTCTGACGGGGAAATTGTAAATATTCTTGGAGTCTCCCAAGATGTGACCGATCAAAAAATTATTGAAAATGAGCTTAGAAGCAACAATCAATTATTGGGATTTGCTGAAAAGATTTCAAAAATAGGTCACTGGCAATGGGATTTTTCCACTAACTATATAAAATGGTCTACCAACCTTTACCGCATTTTTGAAGTTGAAGAAGGAACGCCAATCAAATTTGATACTTATTTCAACTTTATACACCCAGATGATGCAGAAAGAGTTACTGCCAAAATTGATGCGCTATCAAAACACAAAAATTTTGAGGGAGTCATACACCGGATTGTATTAAAGAACGGAAAGATAAAAACAGTAGAATTATTGGCAACCGTGAATCTTGATCGGTCTGCCAACATAATTGAAATGTTGGGTACCCTGCAGGACGTAAGCGAGCAACGGGCAGATGAAATGAAATTTAAAGCTTTATTGGAATCCGCCCCTAACGCAACTCTTATTCTTGGTAAGGATAACATTATACAAATGATTAATTTACAGGCAGAACACCTGTTTGGCTATACCTCCCAAGAACTGGTAGGCCAATCTATTGATCTTATTATTCCTTCCAGATATGATGAAATACGAGCTCCACTAAGAGATGCTTTTTACGCCAATCCTGAAGTTAAGACCTATGATATTGGTAAGGATTTTTATATGTATGATAAACAGAGGAATGAAATTCCTGTTGAGGTGACTCTTGGCCCTCTACAGCTAGAGGGAGGCTTTCTTTTATCCGTAGTTGTAAGGGATATAACTGCAGAAAAAAACTACCAGCATAAAATTTTAAAAGCTAAAGAAGAACTAGAGGTACTTACGGAGGAATTAACAGCCCAAAATCTACAACTGGCGGACTTTACCCAGATAACGTCCCACAACTTACGTGCCCCTGTAAGTAATTTGAATTCGCTTGTAGACATCTATAAAATGATGGATGATGAACAAGAACGTAATGCGTTGTTCGAAAAATTCGAAACGGTAATCTCTCACCTTACCCTAACGCTTAATACGCTCATAGAAGCATTGAGTGCAAAAAATGATGCTTCGGTAGAGCGTAGTGAAGTTTCTTTTAGCGAAGTCCTTATGAAAACTCAGGAAATATTCACTGCTGAAATCACAAAAACCAAGGCGGTAATAAAAAGCGATTTTTCTCAAATAGACACTTTAAAATATCACAAAATATATTTAGATAGTATTTTTCAAAATTTGATTGGCAACTCTTTAAAATACAAAGCCAAGGAACGAACGCCTCAAATTGAGGTTACCTCAGAAATGAGTGATAACAAAGTAATTTTAAAATTTAAGGATAATGGTTTAGGTATAGATCTCAAAAAACACGGTCATAAAATATTCGGTTTAAACAAAGTGTTTCATAACCACCCCGAAGCAAAAGGTATTGGTCTTTTTATGACAAAAACTCAAATAGAGGCTATGGGCGGCAAAATATTTGTTTCTAGTAAAATCAACGAAGGCACAACTTTTAGTATTCATTTTAATTAATTAAATTATGAAACCTCCCTTTCACCTCTGTATTGTTGACGATGATGATATATACAGATTTACAGTCCTTCAAACGGCAAAAACATTGAATATGGAATATAGAACAACCGTTTTTTCCAATGGTCAAGATGCCCTAGAATACATTCAGGCAAATCAAAATAATCCCGAAACCCTACCCCACTTTATCTTGTTAGATATTGATATGCCGGTTATGGATGGTTTTCAATTCCTACAGAGTTACGATGATATAGAGCCCACTTTAACAAAAAACATCACTATTTATATGGTTTCATCATCTGTAGACCCAAAAGATATTGAATTAGCTAAAAGTTATAGCTCTGTAAAAGATTACATCTCAAAACCCTTGAAAAGCGAGCAGCTTAAAACTATAATCGACACGATAATACCCAACTAAAATTAGAATCATGAAAAACAAAAACGCTGTTGTTACCGTATAAATATAGATACATATACTTAACTTATTCAAATTATACGGTAGACTAGTTTCAAGCGCACAAAATGAGTTCAAAAGACAATAAAAATATTATTGGCCCAAGTATCATGAATTCCATTCATGAAAGGCTAAAGATAGGTTCGTGGAAATTGAACGTTGAAACCGGTGTATACACAATAGATAACGTTACTTGTGACATACTACAAATACCTCATACTACAGTATTACAGCGAGGAAAAAAAATGCCTTTTAAGAGAACCGAAGATACCGTTCTAAAAGTTGAAACAGGTCTGAAAAAGACAATTGAACAAGGCGTGCCCTTTGACCATGAACTGGAATTTGTCACGGAAAAAGGAAATACGATATGGCTACACGTTTTGGGCAACAGTCAATTTAAAGACGGTAAGTGCACTGAAATCCTAGGGGTTATTCAAGATATTTCAGATAAAAAAAGTGCCCAAGAAGCCATACTTCACCAGAATAGATTGTTTGATCTTGCCGGACAAAAGGCGAAGCTTGCCCATTGGTATTGGGATTTTCAAAACAACCATTTTCTCGGTTCGAAATTTTTATGTGAGGTTCTTGGTATTCCTGAAGGAGCCAAGTTTAACCTGGAAACTTTACTAAAGGATATACCTTCTGATAATTTAGCGTACGTAAAAGAGCAGATAGAAACCAATATAAACAACAAGACTTTTGAGAGCTTTTACCATCGGATAATATGTGCAGATGGTTCGGAACGCATAGCGGAAGTCATTGGTGATATCTATACCGATAGTAATGGTAATATCACCCACATTATTGGCATTTCACAAGATGTTAGCAATTACAAGAATATACAAGCAGAATTAATAAAAAAGAACGAGCTTTTGGCTTTTGCCGAACAAAAAGCTCAAATTGGGCATTGGCAGTGGAATACCATTACAGATCAGGTATTCTGGTCAGATCATCTGTATCATATTTTTGAAAAAGAGCCCAACTCAAATTTACAATTTAGTTCCTATTTTAATAGCGTTCATCCTGAAGATCAACCTATAGTAAAGTTACATATTGAAGATTCAATTAAGAAAAAATCTTTTGACAGTATTACCCATCGAATTGTTCTTGAAGATAATTCCATTAAATGGATTCAACTTTTGGCCGAAATCGTTTTTAACGAAACAGGGGAAGTACAAATGATGATGGGTACTTGCCAAGATATCACTAAGTCCAAGCTAGCCCAAAATGAACTGCTGAACAAAAATAAATTACTGGACTATGCAGAGGAAATAACCAAGATGGGAAATTGGCAGTGGGACCTAAGTACAAACAACGTGAAATGGTCTGCCAATCTGTACCGAATTTATGAGCATGAAGAAAATGCCCCAATAACCTTTCAAACTTATTTTGATTACATTCACGAAGAAGATAAACCAAAGGTTACAGAAAAAGTAGAAATTCTGTTAAAAGACAAATCTTTTGAAAGACTTGTGCACCGCATTGTCCTTAAAGATGGTACCATAAAAACGGTTGAATTGTTAGGCACCGTTATTGTTGACGAATTTGGAAGGGCTATTGAAATGCTGGGCACATTACAGGATATTAGTGAGCAACGGGCAGAGGAAATGAAATTTAAAGCATTACTGGAAACCGCTCCTAACGCTACTCTTATTCTGGATAAGGACAATATTATACAAATGATCAATTTGCAGGCAGAACGCCTGTTTGGCTATACTACACAAGAACTAGTAGGTGAATCTATCGACCTTTTAATTCCTTCCAGGTATGATGAAAAACGAGCTCCCTTAAGAGATTCCTTTTATGCCAATCCTGAAATTAAAACATATAATTTCAGCGAGGATTTATATATGTACGATAAACAGAAAAGTGAAATTCCCGTTGAGGTGACTCTTGGCCCACTGCAGTTAGAGGGAGGCTTTCTTTTATCCGTAGTAGTTAGGGATATAACTGCCGAAAAAGATTACCAAACTAAAATCTTAAAAGCTAAAGAAGAGCTTGAGGTACTTACCCAAGAATTAACAGAACAGAATCAACAACTTGCAGATTTTACGCAAATTACCTCACATAATTTACGCGCCCCGGTAAGTAACCTAAACTCGTTGCTCGAAATTTTCAATATGACGGATGATGAAGAAGAGCGTCGCGAACTTTTCAAAAAATTTGAAAGTGTTATAGGCAACCTTACCCTTACACTCAATACACTTATAGAATCACTTACAACAAAGTCGGACACCTCAAAAGAACAGAATTTAGTATCCTTCAGTGAAGTGCTATCAAAAACCGAGGAAATATTCGCTGCTGAAATTCTGCAGACAAAGGCTGAAATCAAAAGTGATTTCTCTCAGGTAGATTCTATGATCTGCCACAAAATTTACATGGAAAGTATTTTTCAAAACCTTATAGGCAACGCTTTAAAATATAGGTCTGAGGAACGTAACCCTCAAATAGAGGTTACTTCAGAAATGAAAAATGGCGAAGTGATTTTAAAATTTAAAGACAACGGCTTGGGCATAGACCTAAAAAGACACGGTCATAAAATATTTGGATTAAACAAAGTTTTCCATAATCACCCAGAAGCAAAAGGAATTGGTCTATTCATGACCAAAACCCAGATAGTAGCCATGGGAGGAACCATATCAGTATCAAGTAAGGTCAATGAAGGCACTACTTTTAGTATTCAATTTATTTAGAAAATTATGAAAAACCCCTTTCACCTTTGTATTGTTGATGACGATGATATTTATAGGTTTACTATTATTCAATCGGCAAAATTCTTAAAAATAGAGCACAAAACTTCTGTCTTCCCTAATGGAGAAGAAGCCCTAACCTTCATCACCGAGAACCAAAACAATGCGGATGCACTACCCCATCTTATTTTGTTGGATATTGATATGCCCATAATGGACGGGTTTCAATTTTTAAAAGAATATAGCAAGATTGAAGCTTCACTAGCTAAACAGATTGCTATTTACATGGTATCCTCATCCGTAGACCCAGAGGACATTGAACGTGCAAAAAATTATCCTTCGGTTGTAGATTACATTTCCAAGCCTTTAAAAAGTGATAAGCTTCAAATGCTAATAGAAAAGACAAAAGAGAGTTCATAAACCCATTAGCACTCATTTTTTTTGTTCTTTTCTTCTATCCATTTTGAAAGGTACTTTGTACTCTGCATGGTTTGGTGTTGCAATACACTTCCAATAAAATTTTGAGCACGACAGTCTTTAAGATTGAGATGTAAGTGTTTTATTTTTTTGGATAATCGTTCCTTTAAATTTTGCGCATTGTACAACTCATTAATAAGAACTACACCGTTTTGTTGTGCTTCATACCAACCTTTTTCGTCGCTGTACAATTGAACGGCTTCTTGTGCAAAATCCTGTGCTTTTTGGGCAATGGCTCCACTCCACGGTAAACCTTCTTGCATTCCTTCTACGCCTATAGGTGTAGTAACGCTTGGGGTTCCATTTTGCATGGCTGTGGTAAGTTTTCCCTTAATGCCTGCACCAAAACGCAACGGAGCAAGGTTTATACGTGCACTTGCCATTACCTCATTCGCATCTTGGGCCCAACCTTTTATTAAAAATCCAATTTCTGGTTTATGAAGCTGCGTCACTTGTTGCGGCAAATATGCTCCGTAAACGGAAACTTGGGCATCTGGCACAGCTTTTCTAATCAATGGCCAGATTTCTTGATACAACCATAGTACGGCATCAACATTAGGGGCATGCTTTCCGTTCCCGATACACACAAAATTTGCCCTTTCAATAAAACTAGGCCAGTTTTGTTGAGCTTCCTCGGTCAATTCATCCAAAAGAAAAGGAAGATGTAAAAATAGGTTTTCATCTAACTTAAGCGTTTGGGTCAGCAATTGCATTTCAAATGTTGAAACCATTAAAGAAAGGTCACAACGGAGGATACTTGCAGTTTCGCGTTTGGTGATGTCATGTGTTAGCCAATCCTCCACTGAGAAAGGAATTCCTTTTTTATGGGATTGCTCCCTTATTTTCCGTAAAGAATGTAAATCTTCCGTGTCCAATATTTTAATGGCCTGTGGAGCATTCTCCGTAACTCGCCATCCAAATTGTTCTTCGGTCAAGAAACGATCGTACAGGATAACATCAGGGTTTATTTTCTTTAGTAAAGTATCAAAACCAGAATCGTTCAATGCAATGGACTTTGATTCTATCTGAAGTGCATCAAGATTTAATGAAAGTTCTGTTTCCGAGGCTGTACTAGCAAACACTATACGGTACCCTTCAACTTTAAAAAAAACCAGGAGTTGGAGCATCCGGTTTCCTGCAGCTGTAGAAGCAGGTTCCGGCCAAGTAAAACCAATAACTAAAAGTACGTTTTGCTTCACTAGACCTATTTAAACGTTTAGGTTATCCAAAATAATTTTAACTACATCTTGGCAGCGAACATACGAGAAATACTTGACCGCAATTTACGCTCATAATCCTCCTCTAGCCACTCTTTGTAATTCTTGGTATTGTTCATGATGCAATACGAATATTGACGCACCCTATACTTGATCTCTTCTTTGAGTTCTTTCGCCAGAATACGTGCATCAAAAACATCTTCGGAATTTTCTACACAAATTTGGGCATGTTGGTCAATACTACGTTCTAGTACTATTTTAGACCGTAATCCTTGTGCAAAAACTTTTTTATACTCCTCTTTTATATTAAACTCAATATTGGTAGAATTTTTAAACTTTTCACGAAGTGCAGCTGGCATTTCATAAACAAACTCTTTCTCAATTTCTTCATCATTCTTAATGTTCTCAAGATAGAAATCTGGAAAATGAAAAATTTCTTGCCAATCTATTGGAGCGTCCCACAGGCCAAAGCGTGCCACATTGTTTCCTAGATCTACAACCGTGAATTCACTTTTATTCTCCAAAATACGGGATCCACGACCAATCATCTGAAAATACAAGGTAAGTGAACGCGTAGCCCTGTTCAAAATAATGGTCTCTACGGACGGTTCATCAAAACCCGTAGTAAGAATACTAACCGAAGTTAAAATAGCATCTGGCGTATTGGAAAACCACTCTAATATTTCTTTACGTTCAGAAGCGGTATTTTTATTGTCTAGATGACGCACATTATAACCGGCCTTCTTAAACGTTTCATACACATAACGGGAGGTATTGATACCATTGTTAAATATTAACGTTTTTGTACCCTCAGCTATTTCCTTGTATGCCGATAGCAGCTTGCCCAACATACTTTGGTTGCTATACAGCTCATCTGATGATTTAACGGTATAATCCCCACTAATACCCAATTTAAGACTTTGCAGACTTACATCATAATTGTACATGTTGCCCTTGGCCAAGAAATTTCTCTTGATCAAAGCTCCAATGGATTCCCCCACGATCAACTTTTGATAGTTGTCCTTCATGGGTAGTTTTATATTGGAACTTAAAGGTGTGGCGGTAACTCCTAAAATCGTAGATTTTTTAAAAAACTTAAATAGCTTTCTAAACGAATTGTAATGGGCTTCATCTATAATAACCAAGCCTATGTCATTTATCTCTACTTTCTCTTCTTGCAGCCTGTTGTTAAGGGTTTCTACCATGGCTACAAAGCACATGAACTCATCTTGATCGGTAAGTTCCTTTACCTCACTATTAATGATCTTATTCTTAACACCAAAGCTTTTCAGCATTCTAGATGTCTGTGTACTTAGCTCTATACGGTGTGTAAGTACAACCACTTTTTTACCCGTTTTCTCAATATAACGACGGGCAATCTCAGAAAAAACAACCGTTTTTCCGCCTCCCGTAGGTAATTGATAGAGTAAGTTTCCTTTCTCTTCAGGATCCTCAAGATGCTTAAAAATGGTATTCAGATCTTCAATCTGATAGTCGTACAGCTGCTTTTCGGTAGTATTTTTTTTTAACTCCAAGTAGGGTCTAAAATTTAGTGTTCGATTATTGTAAGTAGGTGGGGTATCCCAAAATCTCAA from Zobellia alginiliquefaciens includes:
- a CDS encoding PAS domain S-box protein produces the protein MSSKDNKNIIGPSIMNSIHERLKIGSWKLNVETGVYTIDNVTCDILQIPHTTVLQRGKKMPFKRTEDTVLKVETGLKKTIEQGVPFDHELEFVTEKGNTIWLHVLGNSQFKDGKCTEILGVIQDISDKKSAQEAILHQNRLFDLAGQKAKLAHWYWDFQNNHFLGSKFLCEVLGIPEGAKFNLETLLKDIPSDNLAYVKEQIETNINNKTFESFYHRIICADGSERIAEVIGDIYTDSNGNITHIIGISQDVSNYKNIQAELIKKNELLAFAEQKAQIGHWQWNTITDQVFWSDHLYHIFEKEPNSNLQFSSYFNSVHPEDQPIVKLHIEDSIKKKSFDSITHRIVLEDNSIKWIQLLAEIVFNETGEVQMMMGTCQDITKSKLAQNELLNKNKLLDYAEEITKMGNWQWDLSTNNVKWSANLYRIYEHEENAPITFQTYFDYIHEEDKPKVTEKVEILLKDKSFERLVHRIVLKDGTIKTVELLGTVIVDEFGRAIEMLGTLQDISEQRAEEMKFKALLETAPNATLILDKDNIIQMINLQAERLFGYTTQELVGESIDLLIPSRYDEKRAPLRDSFYANPEIKTYNFSEDLYMYDKQKSEIPVEVTLGPLQLEGGFLLSVVVRDITAEKDYQTKILKAKEELEVLTQELTEQNQQLADFTQITSHNLRAPVSNLNSLLEIFNMTDDEEERRELFKKFESVIGNLTLTLNTLIESLTTKSDTSKEQNLVSFSEVLSKTEEIFAAEILQTKAEIKSDFSQVDSMICHKIYMESIFQNLIGNALKYRSEERNPQIEVTSEMKNGEVILKFKDNGLGIDLKRHGHKIFGLNKVFHNHPEAKGIGLFMTKTQIVAMGGTISVSSKVNEGTTFSIQFI
- a CDS encoding response regulator — its product is MKNPFHLCIVDDDDIYRFTIIQSAKFLKIEHKTSVFPNGEEALTFITENQNNADALPHLILLDIDMPIMDGFQFLKEYSKIEASLAKQIAIYMVSSSVDPEDIERAKNYPSVVDYISKPLKSDKLQMLIEKTKESS
- a CDS encoding glycosyltransferase, with translation MKQNVLLVIGFTWPEPASTAAGNRMLQLLVFFKVEGYRIVFASTASETELSLNLDALQIESKSIALNDSGFDTLLKKINPDVILYDRFLTEEQFGWRVTENAPQAIKILDTEDLHSLRKIREQSHKKGIPFSVEDWLTHDITKRETASILRCDLSLMVSTFEMQLLTQTLKLDENLFLHLPFLLDELTEEAQQNWPSFIERANFVCIGNGKHAPNVDAVLWLYQEIWPLIRKAVPDAQVSVYGAYLPQQVTQLHKPEIGFLIKGWAQDANEVMASARINLAPLRFGAGIKGKLTTAMQNGTPSVTTPIGVEGMQEGLPWSGAIAQKAQDFAQEAVQLYSDEKGWYEAQQNGVVLINELYNAQNLKERLSKKIKHLHLNLKDCRAQNFIGSVLQHQTMQSTKYLSKWIEEKNKKNEC
- a CDS encoding DEAD/DEAH box helicase, translating into MELKKNTTEKQLYDYQIEDLNTIFKHLEDPEEKGNLLYQLPTGGGKTVVFSEIARRYIEKTGKKVVVLTHRIELSTQTSRMLKSFGVKNKIINSEVKELTDQDEFMCFVAMVETLNNRLQEEKVEINDIGLVIIDEAHYNSFRKLFKFFKKSTILGVTATPLSSNIKLPMKDNYQKLIVGESIGALIKRNFLAKGNMYNYDVSLQSLKLGISGDYTVKSSDELYSNQSMLGKLLSAYKEIAEGTKTLIFNNGINTSRYVYETFKKAGYNVRHLDNKNTASERKEILEWFSNTPDAILTSVSILTTGFDEPSVETIILNRATRSLTLYFQMIGRGSRILENKSEFTVVDLGNNVARFGLWDAPIDWQEIFHFPDFYLENIKNDEEIEKEFVYEMPAALREKFKNSTNIEFNIKEEYKKVFAQGLRSKIVLERSIDQHAQICVENSEDVFDARILAKELKEEIKYRVRQYSYCIMNNTKNYKEWLEEDYERKLRSSISRMFAAKM